Below is a window of Virgibacillus sp. NKC19-3 DNA.
TGCAGCTGTTTAATGGGATCAATGCCTTGCGTCAGCACATACCATCCGATGTACGCATCCATGGTATTATTACCGATGGTGGGGATGCGCCGAATATTGTACCTGAATATGCAAATGCCAGATTTTTCATACGTGCTCCCTCAAGGACGGTGTTGAATGACATCACCACGAAGGTAAAAGCTATTGCAGAGGGTGCAGGACTTGCAACCGGCGCAACAGTGAAGGTGAGCGCTTTTCAAAATGAAGTGGATAATTTCATTGTAAATAAACGCTTTGATCACGTATTTAAAGGCGTCGCTGAGCATTTAGGAGAACGGGTAAGTACAAAAGAAAGAGCGGCATTAGGCTCAACGGATGCAGGCAATATAAGTCAAGTTGTTCCGACGATTCATCCCCATATTAAAATAGGTCCAAGTGATTTAATTGGGCATACGGTCGAATTCCGGGAAGCAGCTCGCTCCGAAAAGGGTGATCATGCCTTAATTACAGGAGCAAAAGCATCTGCATTAACAATATTAGAACTCCTTACCAATCAAGAAGTGTTTGATGAAATTCAGCAGGAGTTTGCGGAACGATCAGAAGGATAAATGCTTATCAAGGGACTGTCCCTGCTACAATGTATTCATGTAGCAGGGACAGAACTCATAGCCATCAAGTCATGATAAGCGCATGGGATTAGCTTATAGAAACTCCATTAGCTGCGTTGCAATGGAAAAGTAAATCATCAATCCAATAATATCGTTCAAGGTTGTAATAAATGGCCCTGAAGCAATGGCAGGATCAAAATTCAGTTTGTTGATGATTAATGGAATAACCGATCCCACAACGGCTGACACGCTCAGGGTACAAAGGGTGGATATGCCCACAATGACTCCTAACATGCCATTTCCATAAATAACAAGGATAATGGCAGCGATGATCACCATACAAATGAGCCCCAGGAGTGCCCCTGTACTGAACTCTCTTCGTATCATTCGCCAGAGATTACTTTTTTCCACGGTCCCAAGTGCAAGTCCACGCACAGAAACAGCCAGTGACTGAGTGCCCACATTTCCCCCGGAACCCATGATCATGGGGATGAAGGCGGCAAGCAGCACAACGGATTCGAGTGTCTCTTCGAATCGATCGATGACCCCACCTGTAATTAAACTCAAAAGCATCAGTACGATAATCCATGGTGCACGCTTTTTAGCAGCTTTAAAAGGGCTTATACTAACATCTGTTGCTCCTTTTGTTGCGGAAATCTCGCCAAAGTCTTCCGTTGCCTCTTCTTCCAGAATATCCAACACATCGTCAACGGTGACAATACCCAGCAGCTGATTCTGATGGGAGACAACAGGGACGGCTAACAAGTCATATTTTTTGATGACCATCCCGACTTCTTCCTGGTCCATATCTTCAGAGACGGATACAACGTTTGTACTCATTGCGTTTTCGATGGTGGTATCCGGTTTAGCTATAATTAAATCGCGGAGGGAAACGACACCGACAAGTTCCTTCTGAGCATCAACCACATATAAATAATAAATAATTTCGGCATCCGGGGCCTCATTCCTTAACTTGTCTAACACAGCTTCTACAGTTGCGGAGGCTGGGATACTAATCAATTCTTTGGTCATTATCGCTCCGGCAGTTTCATGTGCATAAGATAAGATCGCCCTTATTTCATGCGCTTTTTTATCATCCATTTGTTCTAATATTTCGTCTGCCCGATGACTGTTGATTTCCGTTAAAAACTGGACAACATCATCGGTAAATAAATGATTAAATATGCTTGAGGCATAGTTTTCATCCATCTCCAGGAAAAACAGTTTCTGATCCTGGATATCCAAATTACTGAAAATCGCTGTGAATTCCTTCGGGCTTAAAAAGGAATATACAAGGTTGCGTGCTTCCACATCCATTGTTTTAAACATATCGGATTGGTCGAATGGATGCAGTTCTAAAAAGGTATCACGAAACTGTTGCTTTTTTCCGTTATGCAGTGCATCCAGTACCGTTTTCGTATATATGGCGCGCTTTTTTTTCGTTAGTTTACCCATTAAAAATCCTCCTTATCTTGAAAGGAGTCTATACTGCTTCTAGAAGCTTTAGACACAAGTTTCATAATACGGACATGCGGTTATTTAGAACCCCGCTCCAGAAATATACTTCGCGCACCTTAGGGCGGCTGGTGGGCCTCCGAAGTGCTAGCGCACTTCGGAGTCTCACCTATGCCTTTCCTCCCGCAGGAGTCTACGTATATTTCTTCCGCTAAACGATGTATTATTCGTTTACAGGGTTGATCATTTTACTTTTGTCCAAGGCCTCTAGCTAAGGATGCAGGAATGGACTCCTTGATACTTGCATATTTTTAACATAAATCGAAAGGGGTCTGAGTCAGTTGATGTACTTTGCTGCATATCCATTCCACATCCTTTCCTAATGGTGTACTAAAAAAACACCTCCTCGAAAGAAGGTGTTTTGTATCTAGCGTTGATGATAAAGCCAATGTCGAATCAGGCTTATTCAAATAGGCGTAACAAAATTCCCTCAATCGTAGAGCTTTAGCACTGTGCGGCATAGGAAAAAATCCAGCTACATTAAAAACCACCTTATGTCGATGGTTTCTGTTGACCCATTGGCGTCTTTGGACATTTTTGGGCAGTAGCGTATCTCCATCACAGGAGCCTTACCTAACGAGGTATCTTTTTATTCATAGGTGATAATACAGGTCTTTGTTCCGTTTGTCAACCCAATCCCCTTCGTTTCTTAAGCTGCTTATTTCATTTAATCTCGAGTATAACAATGTATCACCCGGGACAGTCTCTTCAAAATTCCCATTCATCCTTCAGTATCAGGTATAGTGTCAGAAGCATATTTTCCAGTTCCCGTTCATTCTTCCTGTTCACTCCTATACCTGCTTTTGGTAAAAGAGTCTGAGCCATCTTATACGTAAGCTGCATTCTTTCAGCTTGAGGTAATTGCAATATTCGATTACTGTATGTATTCAATAAGTTCCATTCTTTTATTCCAAGTGAATGAAGGGCTCCGTCTTCTATAGATAGGCTTTCCTTCGAAAGACCACGTGATTTGATTTCTTTTTCAATCGCGGTGGCTTTATGTTCTTTCTTTGGTCTAGGTTCATGTACAACAAGCGTTCCGGCAACTAAATCACCCAGCCTTTTATGTTTGGAATGGAAGAAAATCATGATCATTCCAGTAAGATACATTGGAATCATATCGATCACGCGCAGTAGATTTCGGATCAAACTGGAAAGCAATGTGATGCTATGCCCATTATCCTGAATCACTCGAAGCCCCATTAATCTTTTTCCAAGTGTTCTGCCACCAAAGAAATATTCACATACGAAAAAATATCCCCAATAGGCGAGAAACATAAGAATAACGACAATAGCAGCAGCGGAATCCGTTACGAGCAAGTCCATGTCAGCGTTAATAGCGAATACTAAAAATAAGGTAATGACTATATTGAAAATCGTCAACACGATCTGATCGATAATCATTGCTCCTGCTCTACTCCCCAAACCTGCCAGCTTAAATTGGAGGGAGACGAATTCCGGTGTTTTAATCGCTACTTGTTCTTCTTGATTCATCTTTATTACCCCATTTCATTCATAATAGTTTTCATTAAGGTACGTACAGCTTATAATAGACAATAGCCTGAGAAAATATGGAATCTAGTGAAAGAAGGTGTTGGCATGAACCTCAATCAATTCGTGAAACAAAATCGCAAAGACTGGAAACAGCTTGAGCAATATATAACAATCTTACAGAAAAGCCAACGAAAACAAACCGGTGAGACCATTCATCAATTCAACCAACTTTATCAAAAAGCGGCACAGCACCTGTCTTATAGTCAAACATTTTTTCCGGATGAGGAGATTACTTCCTATTTAAACGGGCTTGTTGCCAAATCTCACAATCTATTATACAAGGACCAAGTTTCCAGTATGAAGCAGATCCGGACTTTTTTCAGTACAACGTTTATTGGGCTGCTTTTGGAGCAGTGGAAGGCGGTCACCGTAGCGATGGCCCTGTTTATTATTGGAATGCTTGCTGCCTTTCTTTCGGTACTAAGTGATCCACTACATCTTTACGGGCTACTGCCGGAACAAGTAGCGCAATCGGTTAGCCCGGAGGAATTAGGTGCTAATCACGATGCCATTAATCATTCTATGATGTCTGCTTCGATTATGACAAATAATATTCAGGTAGCATTTCTCGCCTTTGCAGGAGGGATTACATTTGGAATCCTGACCGTCTATGTCATGGTTTATAATGGGATCATGATTGGCGCGCTGGCCGGCCTTTTCTGGCATTACGGGCAATCTTACGAGTTCTGGGCTTACATTGTTCCGCATGGCATCATCGAACTCACGGCTATATTTATTGCAGGTGGCGCCGGCTTGCTGATGGGATATAAGTTGTTTGTCCCCGGTCCATACGCTCGTGGATACCAATTAAAAAGGCAGGCGAAGCGATCCGTCCAGCTATTGCTTGGAACGATTCCTTTATTCGTGATTGCTGGTATTATTGAAGGATTCATTACCCCAGCATCATTTTCACTAGAGGTGAAATATATCGTTGCCATTGTAACCATTCTTGCACTCATTCTTTACATGGTAAGTGGAAAAATGCTGTATCTTAAAAACAGTACTAAAGCAAGCCTTGATTCATAATGTCAATATAACGAGAAACGGCTGTCGTGGCAAGATGCTCCTCTGTTGTCTCGACCAGGAGCAGTCCCTGTCTCTCCCATTTGACTTTTTCCCGTTTTTTCGTTTGTATTTGTTGCTGGGCCATGCTTTTTAACATGGCCTGTTGCACTTGCATTGGTTCCTGTTTAGAAGTAGTAAGAAGCGTCTCATCTGCTACAGCGATGATCATAAATAAATGCTGTTGCCGCAACCGTTTTAACTGGATGAGGATGGTTTCTTCCTGCAAGAATGTATGGACATCACTAAATAAAAGAATCAGACTTCGCTTTTTTTGTACGTTTTGTACATAGGCAAAGGCGGCCGGATAATTGGATTCATTCGTATCTACGTTTACATTGTATATTGCCTGTACTATTTTTTGCAGGTGATTCATTCCTTTGGCAGGAGGCACAAATACGTTTACCTGTTTCGAAAATGCAAGTACTGCCACGTAATCCCCATTTTTGAGTGCTGCTGTAGCTGTCGTTAATGCTGCTTCCAGACTTTTTTCCAAGCGGTTTCCATTTCTTAGTTCGGCGCCCATCATTCGTCCGCAATCGATTAAAATCGTGATATATTTTCCATGCTCCGGTTCATACTCATTCGCCATCAGCGTTTGCAGTTTTGCCGTCTGTCGCCAGTTGATTTTTCGCGGATCATCCCCCACTACATAATTTCGGATCTGGGTAAATTCCCCTGTACGATCTCGTTGTTTTCGAATCTTTGCTCCTTCATACAATAAAAATCGCTGTGCATGCTTTAAATACTGCTTTGTTTCCGTCAAATCAGGAATAACCTTCACCATATTTTCCAGCTCGATTGCCATTTGCTTTTCCCATAATCCGAAGACACTCTGGTAGCGAATGTACATTTTGTTAACTTCATATTCCCCTCGGACTGGTGCAACGATGTTATACGACAATATAGCAGACTCCTGTCTATTTATATTCCCCTTTAATGGGAAAGGAGCCTGAAATGATTGTGGCACCCCATCTATTAAACGTACGTTTACTGCATAAGCGGAGGCGTTACTCAGTTTCATGTGAGCGGTGTAGGTGATGCCCTTTTCCATTTCACTGGGTATTTGGCGTTGCCCCGTTATTTCCTTCCTTTTTGGTGAAAAAGATAAATCGATTAGACTCATCCCTAGAATAATACCATTCACGATAAATAGCCAAAGCCATGAAAGACCTGAAAAATTGGAAATCACAATGAGACCAATGGAAAAAATGAGAAAAATCACAAGCAGTTTCCTTGTTGGCAAGATCCCTCTATCTTGGAACAGGAACCGCGCCCACAAGCTCTTCAATAATTTGGTCAAGGCCCACTCCCTCCAATTCCATCTGTGGCGCTAATTGTAACCGATGCCTTAATGCTGGCTTTGCAACGATTTTAATATCGTCAGGGGTTACATAATCACGACCGGTCAAATAGGCCCAACTCCTGGCTGCTTTCACCATGGAAATAGCTGCACGTGTACTTGCCCCGAACTCGATAGCATCTATTTCTCTTGTCCGTCGTACAATTTGCATCGTATACTCAAAAACATCATCACTTAATGTGACATTCTCAATCTCATGGCGTATGGAAAGAAACGTCTTCATGTTCATCACAGCATCTATTCCTGCTTCTGCTGTATTGTTTTCCATGACTTGTTTTAACACATTTGTTTCATTTTCAAAGGAAGGAAAATCGATATTCAATTTCAATAAAAAACGATCCTGCTGCGCTTCCGGTAACGGATATGTCCCTTCATATTCGATGGGGTTTTGTGTAGCCACAACGAAAAAAACTTGCGGCAATGGATACGTTTCTCCTTGAATCGTCACTTGCTTCTCTTCCATTGCTTCCAATAAAGCAGCTTGCGTTTTTGCTGGTGTCCGGTTAATTTCATCCGCCAACAATATATTTGAAAATATCGGCCCTTTAAGGGTTTGAAAACGACTGTCCTGCATATTGTAAATGGTGCTCCCGGTGATATCACTCGGAAGTAAGTCCGGTGTAAACTGTATTCGTTTAAAATCTCCATCCATTAAATCGGCAAGGGTTCGAACCATTTTTGTTTTACCGGTGCCGGGGACACCCTCAATCAATACATGCCCATCTGCTAAAATTGCAGCTAACAGGAGTTTCAAGTTTGACGTTTGACCAAGAACGCTTTTTTCATACGCTTCCAGTAAAGACGTTAATTCATTTCTCATCATCTTCCACCTCTTTTTGCAATCTATCTAACTTTTTCGACCATAAAAGGTATTCTTGTTTGTTCACATGCGCCTTATGTAAAACATCGATAAGACCATTCAGAAAGACGTCAACCCCTTCGTTCGGTTGCTTCTCCCATCTTTGATTCAGCTCCCCCTTTATGTCTGCCCAGTTCTTGTGGTAGGGAATGCCCCACCGCTCCTGCAATAATTGTTTTACATAATCTGCTTGAATAGCTAAGGAATCTTGATATCGATGTCCCTTTTGATACCAGGATGCCAGTGCCCGGATCCGTTCATCACTGAATCGAGCGGTTTCTTCCCTTGGCTCCACAATGGGGCCAAAGCGTTTCCCTTGTAGCCAAAGCCACATGAGAGTAAGCAAAATTGCTTGTATCCCGAGCACCAAGATCCAGTCGGGATAAAGGTTGGTTAGACTTGAAGCATGCCCTGTTTCATGCATATATTCATCAAAAAAAATCGTGTTCCAGTTTTGTTTTTCTTCCTGCATGAGTTCCTGCAGCAGCGGTATATGATCTTCATCCAGAATTCTACTATTGGTCATCCAATCAGGAGCCGTTGCTGCAATTAATGTTCCATTGCCATAAGCGCGTTTGATGGCGATTGCGCCAGCCTGATCATGCAATAAAACATCATCTTCCGTGCTTGCCTCTATACGAACGGAAGAACTTTTTACGGCTTGGTAATCTGTTCCGGTACTGTTATGTATGATTTCATTACTTGTATCTTCCTCGACAGCTGTCGTATTCAAACCAAACATCCCATCCGGATTGGTTTTTAATAAAAGAATGGAGTTCCCGGATTCCATAAAGGAAATATAGTCATCCATTTTTCCTTGGTCAGGGATGAAAAATGGTTCAGCCATAATAAGCAGTTGATCTTCCTCTTGCGCCGGTAAATGTTCCGGTGCAAACGGCCATCTTTCAACCGAATCCATTTCCTTATTCATGGATGTGTAAATGGCCTTCACTCCTGTTGGCGAAGGGGACTGTGAAACAAAAGCAGGATATTCTTCCGGTTTATCTGGTGCAATAAAATAACTGATTACTCCGACAAATAGAAGAAGAACAGCGAGCCAGATCAACATTCTTCTGCCTGAAATTGGTTTTTGCAACGTTGTCCCTCCCCTAATCTTTCGTGTGTCTTTCTCCTATATCTTCTGTGAGCCACCCCATGATCTCATCGCGAAATGGGATATATTCGCTCTTTTGTAAATGGCGTTCGCCATAGACCACTTGATCAAATACCAACGCCAGGTGATAAAATGGATCTGCGATTTGCTGATTTACTTCCTTAAGTTCAGCAACGTATTCCCCATTTGTCTTCCAATTTCTCACTATCAGCCAATTTTTCGCATGAAAGTAAAAGAGAAGCGCCAGGAACATATGACGCGTGGCACCTGTATAATTTTCGCTATTTTCCTGTTTGCGGGCCTCTGTTAGATGATCGTGGTATGTCCAATCTTTTTCGTTCATGGACTGCAGCGGCTGATAATCGCGAAATGTACGGCTTCGTCTTCCTTTCCGAAAAGCGAGAAAAACGACGAATCCAATGAGAACGACCACAATACCAATAAGTACCATAAGTATGATACTCGCAACCCCCTGCG
It encodes the following:
- the mgtE gene encoding magnesium transporter, translating into MGKLTKKKRAIYTKTVLDALHNGKKQQFRDTFLELHPFDQSDMFKTMDVEARNLVYSFLSPKEFTAIFSNLDIQDQKLFFLEMDENYASSIFNHLFTDDVVQFLTEINSHRADEILEQMDDKKAHEIRAILSYAHETAGAIMTKELISIPASATVEAVLDKLRNEAPDAEIIYYLYVVDAQKELVGVVSLRDLIIAKPDTTIENAMSTNVVSVSEDMDQEEVGMVIKKYDLLAVPVVSHQNQLLGIVTVDDVLDILEEEATEDFGEISATKGATDVSISPFKAAKKRAPWIIVLMLLSLITGGVIDRFEETLESVVLLAAFIPMIMGSGGNVGTQSLAVSVRGLALGTVEKSNLWRMIRREFSTGALLGLICMVIIAAIILVIYGNGMLGVIVGISTLCTLSVSAVVGSVIPLIINKLNFDPAIASGPFITTLNDIIGLMIYFSIATQLMEFL
- a CDS encoding RDD family protein, with translation MNQEEQVAIKTPEFVSLQFKLAGLGSRAGAMIIDQIVLTIFNIVITLFLVFAINADMDLLVTDSAAAIVVILMFLAYWGYFFVCEYFFGGRTLGKRLMGLRVIQDNGHSITLLSSLIRNLLRVIDMIPMYLTGMIMIFFHSKHKRLGDLVAGTLVVHEPRPKKEHKATAIEKEIKSRGLSKESLSIEDGALHSLGIKEWNLLNTYSNRILQLPQAERMQLTYKMAQTLLPKAGIGVNRKNERELENMLLTLYLILKDEWEF
- a CDS encoding stage II sporulation protein M, giving the protein MNLNQFVKQNRKDWKQLEQYITILQKSQRKQTGETIHQFNQLYQKAAQHLSYSQTFFPDEEITSYLNGLVAKSHNLLYKDQVSSMKQIRTFFSTTFIGLLLEQWKAVTVAMALFIIGMLAAFLSVLSDPLHLYGLLPEQVAQSVSPEELGANHDAINHSMMSASIMTNNIQVAFLAFAGGITFGILTVYVMVYNGIMIGALAGLFWHYGQSYEFWAYIVPHGIIELTAIFIAGGAGLLMGYKLFVPGPYARGYQLKRQAKRSVQLLLGTIPLFVIAGIIEGFITPASFSLEVKYIVAIVTILALILYMVSGKMLYLKNSTKASLDS
- a CDS encoding DUF58 domain-containing protein, with the translated sequence MTKLLKSLWARFLFQDRGILPTRKLLVIFLIFSIGLIVISNFSGLSWLWLFIVNGIILGMSLIDLSFSPKRKEITGQRQIPSEMEKGITYTAHMKLSNASAYAVNVRLIDGVPQSFQAPFPLKGNINRQESAILSYNIVAPVRGEYEVNKMYIRYQSVFGLWEKQMAIELENMVKVIPDLTETKQYLKHAQRFLLYEGAKIRKQRDRTGEFTQIRNYVVGDDPRKINWRQTAKLQTLMANEYEPEHGKYITILIDCGRMMGAELRNGNRLEKSLEAALTTATAALKNGDYVAVLAFSKQVNVFVPPAKGMNHLQKIVQAIYNVNVDTNESNYPAAFAYVQNVQKKRSLILLFSDVHTFLQEETILIQLKRLRQQHLFMIIAVADETLLTTSKQEPMQVQQAMLKSMAQQQIQTKKREKVKWERQGLLLVETTEEHLATTAVSRYIDIMNQGLL
- a CDS encoding AAA family ATPase — its product is MRNELTSLLEAYEKSVLGQTSNLKLLLAAILADGHVLIEGVPGTGKTKMVRTLADLMDGDFKRIQFTPDLLPSDITGSTIYNMQDSRFQTLKGPIFSNILLADEINRTPAKTQAALLEAMEEKQVTIQGETYPLPQVFFVVATQNPIEYEGTYPLPEAQQDRFLLKLNIDFPSFENETNVLKQVMENNTAEAGIDAVMNMKTFLSIRHEIENVTLSDDVFEYTMQIVRRTREIDAIEFGASTRAAISMVKAARSWAYLTGRDYVTPDDIKIVAKPALRHRLQLAPQMELEGVGLDQIIEELVGAVPVPR
- a CDS encoding DUF4350 domain-containing protein, translated to MQKPISGRRMLIWLAVLLLFVGVISYFIAPDKPEEYPAFVSQSPSPTGVKAIYTSMNKEMDSVERWPFAPEHLPAQEEDQLLIMAEPFFIPDQGKMDDYISFMESGNSILLLKTNPDGMFGLNTTAVEEDTSNEIIHNSTGTDYQAVKSSSVRIEASTEDDVLLHDQAGAIAIKRAYGNGTLIAATAPDWMTNSRILDEDHIPLLQELMQEEKQNWNTIFFDEYMHETGHASSLTNLYPDWILVLGIQAILLTLMWLWLQGKRFGPIVEPREETARFSDERIRALASWYQKGHRYQDSLAIQADYVKQLLQERWGIPYHKNWADIKGELNQRWEKQPNEGVDVFLNGLIDVLHKAHVNKQEYLLWSKKLDRLQKEVEDDEK
- a CDS encoding DUF4129 domain-containing protein translates to MEREELEDILDQPEYQIYYEDNRNFLEVWWDQLKNWFHDLLSDILPSLEPTQGVASIILMVLIGIVVVLIGFVVFLAFRKGRRSRTFRDYQPLQSMNEKDWTYHDHLTEARKQENSENYTGATRHMFLALLFYFHAKNWLIVRNWKTNGEYVAELKEVNQQIADPFYHLALVFDQVVYGERHLQKSEYIPFRDEIMGWLTEDIGERHTKD